The genomic window tgttattattataattctatgtaaatattaagtataattatatgatttattataatgcaataatttgtattatatattatttgccGCATTTCAGCTCATATTTATGATATACAAgtgaagtttataaaatttaaaaaacctccgacaaatgcgatttattccttgtaaaccgatttttggaaacttagctataaaatgttctcaatcgagtcggttacgatcgggctacgatgtcactgagaaacacacagacgcacagataaacactttaaacttataacactctttcttaaatcaatatcaaagtgatggtcaaggacatcagataagatgaaaagcatgcttagagagctatcattttttgggacaaatttttggaaatattttacttgaaattgaaatatttgagttgactttgttcttttgaattattgttttgaattacctaattattttatcatttcccTTTTCGAagtgaattgagccaggtttatttgactattcatttccataataattatttatttcttaaaattatatgtcatgccttttccaaactgaattgattttgaagatcatcgacaattttttagttttttcgggtatataaccctaagctcgcacatgaACACTCTCCGTAAATTACcgtaaattacctttcaaatgaaaccaaaaaaattaaaatatttcttttaagatAATCTTCGGTTTAAAAGTGCCTGGATATGGGATAATCCGTATGATGGAatgttttttccaaataaaatcaGACAATTGAATTGAAGTCTTcagttttaatttgatttgatctctagtatttatttaaagttataaaatacattgataagaaaaataaagaaatgtttttatcattttaaatcgacaataaaaaattcattttagcttagtttactgtttttattttatattttaaagatagaATTGATAGGAAAATCTTTCGTCTTTCTCCAAAATCaactataaatgtttatttgaaatataatatagcGTAACTAATATCCTTACcaagcaataaatatttacattgcgttataatatttttattgtgtaatAAACTTTCTGTTgtgtaaggaattttttttttctattttctgtgtcaattattatttataaacttaatatCACTGCTCCCTAATTTTTCAtagtataattttcaaatcagcATTTTGTAATTTCagcattaaataatatttttgatttgttattttttttggatggtgctataaatacattttgactgactatgattttggcaaaaattctgttttgttttttcgaacATTTATCTAAGAACAGttgggtttttgagacaaatataatgataccttaaatgttgGAATCCATTGAGCCGTAtgaaagatacgaggtaataaagaaatttacctgcaaatatacatacaagatacgctcTTAAAAACTTaacactccttgacagtcgggtaaaaacgtGCAATAGTTCAAGAACTTCAATGGAATAATTCAAGAATataccatacatacataaataagtaCTTAAATTCAAGCcatataaagaaataataataattattattatactaactAATCCAAtccataagaaaaattaattcatattgaaaatataattcattatttttaaatatagtaattAATATGTTCATTAActgtttatttttggaatttaaaattCTGCAGAACATTTGTGAATATTCTCTCCCACGTTGCTCTAATTATAACTTTTCTGTTCTTAAAAACCTGctttaatgttaataaattcattataaaatcggcagtaaaatagataataaaataatagaataattttgaatgttattagaaaatttacatgaaataacggaaatactattttttgtatcgtaattaaattatttttgagtttaATTAACCCATGCGATTAAAAATGCTCTATGTTTCAATTCTAATTCCAAAATAgaatagaattttattaaaatatttcaacaattctgAAGATCGTATTTCAGAACAATTTAAATCAAGTTAAAGAGAAATGTCCTTCAGCACATTAGATTCATCAAACGTATTTGAATGTGGTCTGCAACAAgaattgaaaattctttatttttctttaagttcTATTCGCAAATTagaagaaatcatttttttggtcaaatttaatcGATCGAAGTTTCTTATTCGGCATGCGCATTTTAACAATTACGTGTAGCTTCCTTTACACATTTCTAACCATCcaaaaatttagatttgaatGTTGAATACTCGTTAGTAACAGAATAaccttattaatttaaaaacaagtgaaacaaacaattgacagagttaattgttgaaatactctgtatagaaagtgttgaatgtcagtttAATAAAGCAACTCCATTTATTTTGGAGagcattttctagaatttttttttgcttttcaagaatgtttcacaagaccactagttgaagctacctgcaaattgtcaactctctatcttttatagttttggtgaaaaaagacaccaaagttttgttctaatttgcgccctttcAGGAAAACAGTAAGGtctatgtttcaaacaaaatttgtttatttttttataaggaaattttttacattttacttttgttctacttctaatggtttacaagatgggttctacagacccaagacctagttgacctatgttgcccatttacgaattcgacctcactttttacgtcctgatatTAAAACTTCAGTTTGGTATCTCTTTCACAAATTTTGTATctctttgagttatcgtgtccatagaTGCCCAGACAGACAGGTAGACAACGGAAGTgaacttattaggtgattttatgaacacctacaccaaaaatttgttaatagcatcaatatttctagacgttacaaacttggaactaaacttagtatacctagatatatattatatttatacaaagtataacaatttacatatgaaacaaaattaattttcttgttaAATTTATGGTGCGTAAAAAAATCAGCAAAACAAGTAGATACCTAGTATTCGTTAATctgtaataataaatcatttacgattaaattattttgttatttattgttgGTATTGCAATATAAAGAAGATgattatacatatacaacaaaaatttgcacAAATCCAAAAACCATTTCTATTTATCTGCAAAACACATCGCAACACCTGTTGTGTTGGTGATTTCCTTCCTTCAAGGAAATATCCCAACCAGATTGTTATTGCCTTTGAgttgactatacaattcatttgaATGCTTTAAATGATCAATTGTACCTTtgtgtattcatttttattgtattgtattgttcACTCATGAGCGTGTATATCGATggcattgaaaaaaaattactgtggcaactatccaaaaatataattttgtattattaatacatttttgagtagacgaaaaaatttcctttttctcTGATAAAAGTTGAATCTCCAAAATATGAAAAGCAAAAagaaatgaatgatttttatatcTGAGACCTACCCTTGTTGCTGGATTTTCCCGCAATTTCCCCTGCCATTCTTAGGGTGGTACAACAACATCGTACATCTGATCAGCCAGATAGGCTTGGTGTCTATGTGACTACAAAATCTATAACCAATCGTAGACTTATAATTAGATAGTGTATTGCGGAACCAagcattaaaattgaaatctaCTTTGAACGACTAATAATagttacatttatttatgttaatttattacgTTCTCATAAAAATCAGTCAAACCAAACCGTTTTGGATAACGCGATAGAAACTaaagaaataacaaattttaacaaatatgactaattattacaatactagcctgatacccgcccgtttcacttggtttaaaagtaaaaaaaaccgctttatagcctccacctctcttgatgtgcacaattaatcataattcattgatgatatcagaaaagttggccatgaatggttttgacatttactattttaaatttttacagtatactttatggttcaaaatgatgattatagatatCTGCtcgatctataatcatcattttgtaccataaattacagatttctgcaaaaatttaaaatagtaaatgagattaaatattataattattatttttttaatatatctttataaattatagctcatgtgttattctgaagtatgagctatatttctgtacagtttcattaaaaaccattcgctagttttagcgtgaaagcgtaacagacaaacaaacaaacatccttactttcgtatttataatatatagagatttttcATACTTTCAAATAGCCTATTCCCATTGGTAttatagtaatttaaataaataaattgtttgcgGCTACGCTTATGTattctatttaaatatgtattcacAGCAGGTGCTTAGAACCTTAAAGACATCAGAAGATTATCTTactatgattatttaaataaactcgtgcgtatatatttatagaaaacgcTATATAAGTGTTTCTTATAACCTATTCTTGGTCCATGCATGGTCTATTATTAAGTCGacttaatttattgtaattttatgtaCGTTCAACGTTGTTACATTCCATTTTTcaagtatatttcaaatttttttaaataatagttggaTCTAGATTCTagataacatcaaaaatttgGAACAGATTTAAATCTTCGTAACCGGCGGGGGGTGGGAGTATTTTTccagttttcaaataaatatttcgaacaaaatttattggaattttaCCAAGAAATATTgttgctatttaaaattttgctctaGCTGTAACGGTTTTcgaattttcgaattatttgtcataacttttaaaaaattgtagagttagaaaaaattataaaaaaaactatctgtCTTTATTAGTTACAGAAAAGTTTCTATTgaaaatacaacttttgttagaaaaattttttcataaacgaaAAACAGATGcgatacaaattttgaaattcggtacgcagaattaaaaattttcgcatTTTTATAGACAGATTCGAATTTACCTACACCAAAAACCCTCAGAATGGTATTTTCACcttcatttagttttttaaatacgtgTCGGGAACTCTGGAGGGAAGGGTCACACACTAATTCAAGGAATTTTTGCACTATTTGAAATTTAGAGGGTTTAGTAGGTGCAGaggatattatgaaaaatattagtgCTGGATTTAAAGGATTAAATTTCTATCAACAAAGCTGTGTAAAACTGTTTCCCACAAAACTTAAAAccgccattttttattttcaacgtaTATTAAACGAACGATAACTATTTTAGACCAAACAATTTGATCCAATTTAAgatcaacaaatttaaatacacaattaccaaacaaaacaaatgtcttttttgtattttgcaaAAGGAAATGGAATTCTTTGCAAGTTCATCGTGATAAACTTGTGTAAcataaagatataataaattatcttttagcAGTAtcatgtttatattaaaataattaattctctAATCATTTACATAagattatgataaataatttttgcaaaattaattaataaaaatattttattacagaatGTGGTGGACTATAACcggaaattttggaaatatcttACCAATTGATTGGTCAAAATCATATGCTAGAAAAATGCAGTTACAAGCCTTAAATTTAACAGAACCAAAAGTAAGTACAATTTCCGAAAATGTTCTTTGGgagaaatataatgtttttttctataaaaattagcAACAAGGAAGTTTCTAAAATAGTAAGAGTAAAATTAGTGTTACGCGGTCCCAATTACATacactttatttaataataaaattgaaaaaatgaatatagATTCAAATAATTGGAAAATAGGTGTACCTCTACGcgttgaaaaaatgaaaattttatcagtaaaataaacaatgattATTACATGagtaatattgtaaatattttatcatttaggTATTTTGAAGGTATTAATtactttgtaaatatattagACGAAATGgaaaacttattgaaaaatcttctgcttggtttttttaaattttaatattagaagAAGAGTGGGCAACGATATTAATGATGAGTatgaaaatgtttgattttctttcacaagtttcaaaaaattttaattgattttacttaCCACAAGCCTAAAATATAGGTTAtagattttctttattattctaataaaaaaataattgaataccaaatgcaaaaaatatttttgtccaaCACTTGACAAAACGGGATCTATATATATAACATCTGATCgctcaaaaattgtatttttcggGCTTTCATAAAAGGAAATTTTCTGGTTTTAGAGGACTGCATAAACGGTTTATCATTAAACGTTGGGTATTATAGTTAacgaattttttctatatatttctaGATATTTTTTGGCATCGGACATTCATTCAACACTGTATATCAAAGCAATTTGTACATATGATTGAATGAGAATACTTCTACTCATGAACGAAATAAAGTCCCCTAAGGTGCAGAGATTTAATCAAgaaatgggaattttttttcatttttataaaataagttgaaaaagtAGGTTAGGTTCATAATAATACCGAACAATAATCCATCTACAATTTTGTTCATCATTCTTTCTATACCCAAGAGTGAAACTATGTATGATAAGCACTCCGAATATTATAGAAACTAACTAGAATATAAATGAACTTTCTAATATTGTTTCGGCTTAATTAAATGTTCACAAATCTGAATTAAAAAGCATTATAAATACCTgtgagaataattttttataatcaaaaatcatCTAACTATTTCGTGAACCAATTTTTCTGTGAATTGTTCCACAGATTGGAAACAATTTTTAGAAGATATCATATCCCTCGATTATACAATCGAGCACCTTTTCTAAATAGTAAGGAAGTCAATCCTGTTGTTTAACTAGTGTTGTTTAACtctgatttagaaaaaaaaaaatcattttttaaagcaatttttacccaaaaaatacaaaaagcagACCTCCTGTGACTATTGAACGAGTACTTTTATAAGATATCGATTAAAATGTGTACGAGGGGTGGCATATAGAAGCAATTTCTTTATTCGATACCACTGAAACTAGTAGTTTAATCGATAAATCAACCAAATTTATTGTCTATAAAACATTTAGAGCAAATAGActaccaaaattataaaatttcacctCACTTGAAAATCCTTATGACCCTATCATCCTAAAATTACAAGCTCGAATAATAGTTATGATAGACACTGAATTATAAGGAACATATAAAGTGCATACTTAGtgatatagaaaattaaattaaagtagctatttatacagatattttaattattagtttagtttaaaaaattatgcagTTTTCATGCTTAATTAAttgtgaaatataaattttatgtatggtGATGAGTTTTAAATCATGCTATGAAAGAAAGttctattttaaacaaatatttatgttgATGGGCTTTcacttattaattaaagttttggaTTCCTCAATCTATAAACTTAATGTCCAGCGTACATTGACCGATTAACTTGACCGAATaaaacaagtttaaattttgcgttattagaaaatatatataacagagaccacccacatctttttttaaaatctttattttatcttaaactacattcatatatacaatcaactttatgatgtgggtggattcggttacttcgttcttgtTGAAGCGGTGACAGTGGTCAACTATTGATTCAATGTTAGtactacaatttatttttattttttcaggatAATTTATCTCCAGAAGATGATTTACTAACGTTGAGCTCTGAAGATGAAGCTGTGGCTAGTGATTTAGATATGCATTCAATGATATTAAGTGGATTGAACCAAGATACAGAACCTATTATTACTGCAGATGAAGTTATTAGAGAAATTGATGACATGATGCAAGAGGATGAATCATTAGAACGTTCACCTGACTCTGATGGTTCATATTTGGATGGTAATGAAGTACTCGAAAAAGGAAAACAAGTACTCAGTTCCCCGTTGTATGAAGAcagtaagtattttatttaaaaacgtttTACAGATTGAATTTactgtaattttaattgatatatttttttgtatttcagaaTTGAAAGCTTTAAGTCTCTctcaattaaatgaattatatttggAATTAGAAGTATTAATACGTGAGTTCTCAGAAACATTAATATCAGAATTGGCATTAAGGGATGAATTAGAATatgaaaaagaattgaaaaatacatttatttcattattattggcTGTTCAGAATAAACGAAGACAATATCATGTAGAAAAGAAACGGTCATCTAAAAATAATGCTCAACGTTCGCCTCCATCAGGGCTAGATCCAAAAGTAAGTGACCTTTACCAAATACCTTTactaatcaattaataattactctcttaattgatcagTAAGGTAcccaaattgttttatataatatgtttcgttaactataacatactaaaaattcggatcgttatctactaatttatttttttctattactgccGAGGGATGGCCCTTAAAAAACCATATAGATACCttatttaaaggaaaatatccctactcatcaaattttttaattataattcataatatgTTTCTATAAACTAATCAAAAATCAAGGTTAAACAATCGTTTTAATTTGCAGTACCTGACAACTGTTATCCCTTACCATCTTGATAGCGGTCCACCAGATAATCAAGCTttacaagttttaataaaaagtaagtttatttcaaaaaaattaacattattataaatggtaatcttttctaattataatatttcttcttCAGTTTTGAAGGCTATTAATGAAGACAGTCCAACCGTACCAACGTTATTGACGGATTATATACTAAAAGGTAAATATTCTTACATCATAAGCAATGATGCAATCGAGTCACAGTGTTAGTTCTATGTGATCGAATAATTTCGTCCTATCTCCACAAAAATGTTAATTCAAGAAGTTTTTATCGAGTTGCTTCCTCCTCTAAACAAATTATACATTCTGGTTTCCACCCGTTTGTGAGAACACGATTCAAACTAGTTGATTAGACTATAGACGTTTTACGTTTAGTAAGATTATTCCTTATAATGCATTTGTTTATGGAGATAAATTCACCCTTATCGTGTTCAATTCGGGATAAGTGCATTTTAGTCTACGCAAGGGGTGTCTGCTCCCTGAGAATGTCATCTAACTATATCTTCTCTAGGTCGtgtgtttaaatatatactctAAGTTGTAAAAAAGCGGATTATTATACACCTTAGACCCACCCAATAATAGTTAGTCTAACTGTGTAGGTCAAATTTCAGTTACTATAGTTTAAGCTACCATCCGATTTGTCATAACCATTGAAATAAGTGAAATGGCCGGGAAAGGCAAAATACGCGGGATTGCTTTAATAAATAAGAGGGTATTGAAGGTAgacaaataaattaacattatcGCCGCCAATTCGTTTTACTTGTAAAATCGATTGACTCACATTACTGGTGCGTGCTCATTTGGTTGAATGTTGAATTATTCCAAGAACTAAAACCTTCAACATTAAATTGCGAAATTccaactaattaattaattaatttgtagacaattgactaagttatttattttttgtatacttgAAGAATCTAGCTATCGATTTGAAAAGaagttgtttaaataattgcatcattgtttagaataaataaaaattaaattaaagctttccaaaagttattttaagtaGTTATCTCAGAAGTTTGAATAGATAAAACgattatattatcaatatcCGAGGCTTATACTACTTTTGGAACAACATTCAATACTTATCgatataaataactaataaacatttttttcttttacagtttTATGTCCAACATAATTTATGacgtagaaaattaaataataaactttaaataaacttctacttattaaaataatccaccgaataaaaaaactatgaaaatataatcaaatatctctaacaaaatattattaattgtaaccTCTTTCACCACAATTCAACATTTCAAAACGAAAGAATAATGGAACAAATCGCcttctatattttaatttgagacctctataaaattatatactataTTATGTACAAAGGCATACTTTAAGtacctaaaacataaaaaatgccTTCAtggaaatattgttaaaaaatatcgtCTACAAGAAAActtcaacaaattaaaaatttgtagtaaAACAAGTTGTGAAGtaacttataaaaattgttaaatataatcCGTCATAATGAAAACtctaaattttattccaaatgtCACGTCAGGCAACAAAAATTACATAGATTAGCTGCACTTAATTAGTGATACCTTAAAGCTAGTTTGAAATTCAGCGTGGAGTGACTTCATAATTAGCGATCGTCTTTTTGGTTATAACATTGATCAATTCGTGAGCAGTTGCTAGTTAATGATTTCAAGTAACTTGATTAGTTAGAATAACGATAGCTTACTAATCGAGTgctgaaataatatattaaacacgataaattttgtttaaggtTTCTTGTAGACGACAATAtaatgtatcaaattaaaaaaatagagatatatgtattattaactTGCACttctatttcaaaacaaaaaaaggcaagatttattaaaatcgcCCACTCTCTCTCCTTATTGTTAGtggaatttatttgaaaaatcatatAAGAACTGTTACGTGTTGTGCtaaaaaacttattgtataatTGTTGTTAtaagaattataatataaaaattttgaaattcattacTATTGAATTTCAAGGCTTCTGCTCATAGTCATTTAAGGATGCTAAGTACTATCTTAGTGCCTGTTGTttcattttatagtaaattGCCCATTGAAGAGATTGTAAAGATTTGAGGgcaacaattttatttgtttccacTCAAAGCGGTTTGTATTCGCAAGTAAAATAGTTAGTTGGCAGCGATTTGAACAACAGAACAGTGTGCACTAAGATAGTA from Chrysoperla carnea chromosome 2, inChrCarn1.1, whole genome shotgun sequence includes these protein-coding regions:
- the LOC123293235 gene encoding fasciculation and elongation protein zeta-2, which translates into the protein MNECQMWWTITGNFGNILPIDWSKSYARKMQLQALNLTEPKDNLSPEDDLLTLSSEDEAVASDLDMHSMILSGLNQDTEPIITADEVIREIDDMMQEDESLERSPDSDGSYLDGNEVLEKGKQVLSSPLYEDKLKALSLSQLNELYLELEVLIREFSETLISELALRDELEYEKELKNTFISLLLAVQNKRRQYHVEKKRSSKNNAQRSPPSGLDPKYLTTVIPYHLDSGPPDNQALQVLIKILKAINEDSPTVPTLLTDYILKVLCPT